A section of the Gemmatimonadaceae bacterium genome encodes:
- a CDS encoding DUF2239 family protein, with product MLPPIAQALLMSPPAVTSSHHSGSPESPESRESPPRFAVAFEGDRLVAAGPFDRVSESVRAAQARGGHGAILVFDARSSEQLEVDPRTPTGAAAALDPTASKLTASEVEPHRGPGRPRLGVVAREVTLLPRHWEWLATQPGGASAALRRLVEQGRSAGVERDRVREAQESAYRFMSATLGNQPRFEEALRALFAGEGVRFHDLTDAWPRDLRDHARQVAAAAFPSPPSSSSP from the coding sequence ATGCTCCCTCCCATAGCCCAGGCGCTCCTGATGTCGCCCCCTGCTGTCACCTCCTCGCACCATTCGGGCTCACCCGAATCCCCTGAATCCCGGGAATCGCCGCCTCGGTTCGCCGTTGCCTTCGAGGGGGACCGACTCGTCGCGGCGGGCCCGTTCGATCGCGTCTCCGAATCGGTCCGAGCCGCACAGGCGCGCGGGGGGCACGGCGCCATTCTCGTCTTCGACGCCCGCAGCAGCGAGCAGCTCGAGGTCGATCCGCGCACCCCGACGGGCGCCGCAGCCGCACTCGACCCCACCGCATCAAAGCTGACGGCCAGCGAGGTCGAGCCACATCGAGGGCCCGGGCGTCCACGGCTGGGCGTGGTCGCGCGCGAGGTCACCCTTCTCCCGCGACACTGGGAATGGCTCGCCACGCAGCCAGGTGGTGCGTCGGCCGCGCTGCGCCGACTCGTCGAACAGGGGCGCAGTGCGGGCGTCGAGCGTGATCGCGTACGCGAGGCCCAGGAGTCGGCGTACCGCTTCATGTCGGCCACGCTTGGCAACCAGCCGCGTTTCGAGGAAGCGTTGCGTGCGCTCTTCGCGGGCGAAGGCGTGCGTTTCCACGACCTGACCGATGCCTGGCCACGTGACCTGCGCGACCACGCCCGGCAGGTTGCCGCCGCGGCCTTCCCTTCCCCGCCCTCCTCCTCGTCGCCCTAG